A section of the Corvus moneduloides isolate bCorMon1 chromosome 29, bCorMon1.pri, whole genome shotgun sequence genome encodes:
- the ARNT gene encoding aryl hydrocarbon receptor nuclear translocator isoform X11, whose protein sequence is MAATAASAEMASDVSSLGAAVGSGNSGSGAQAGGAVAQRPSKRRPGLDFDDDGEGNSKFLRCDDDPMPNDKERFARENHSEIERRRRNKMTAYITELSDMVPTCSALARKPDKLTILRMAVSHMKSLRGTGNTSTDGTYKPSFLTDQELKHLILEAADGFLFIVSCETGRVVYVSDSVTPVLNQPQSEWFGSTLYEQVHPDDVGKLREQLSTSENALTGRILDLKTGTVKKEGQQSMRMCMGSRRSFICRMRCGNSSVDPVAVNRLSFMRNRCRNGLGAAKDGEPHYVVVHCTGYIKAWPPAGVSLPDDDPDAGQGSKFCLVAIGRLQVTSSPNCTDMNNVCQPTEFISRHNTEGIFTFIDHRCVATVGYQPQELLGKDIVDFCHPEDQQLLRDSFQQVVKLKGQVLSVMFRFRSKNREWLWMRTSSFTFQNPYSDEIEYIICTNTNVKNSSQESRPALANSMPRPQLGQSVSLPLDMGTAPLPSRQQQPPQAELEVGPGRESLAGYEHSQVPVQPVSAAGPEHSKPLEKAESLFSQERDPRFGEIFPTISTDQSKAIPASTVPANPPLFAQGNTFTAARPAENFRSSSMVPPVNIIQQQPLPAGRILSQISRHSTPAQVSGTTWAPGTRPVFTPQQVASQTVKTRPPSFGMGTFQGTPSSFSSMTAPGSTASPTTAPYPALASRGTGFTTEAAQTPAPFQPRAADAVGMWPQWQGQHHGPASGEQHVQQPQPSQPEVFPDMLTMLGDQGPNYNNEEFPELNIFPSFSE, encoded by the exons ATggccgccaccgccgccagcgCGG AAATGGCATCCGATGTTTCCTCGCTGGGTGCAGCCGTCGGCTCCGGGAACTCCGGATCGGgagcccaggctggaggagcCGTCGCTCAGAGGCCCAGCAAGAGACGGCCTGG gcTCGATTTTGATGATGATGGAGAAGGGAACAGTAAATTCCTCAG ATGTGATGATGACCCGATGCCAAACGACAAAGAGAGATTTGCCAG GGAGAACCACAGCGAGATCGagcggaggaggaggaacaagaTGACCGCCTACATCACGGAGCTGTCGGACATGGTGCCCACGTGCAGCGCCCTGGCCCGCAAGCCGGACAAGCTGACCATCCTGCGCATGGCCGTGTCCCACATGAAGTCCCTGCGTGGCACCGGCAACACCTCCACGGACGGCACCTACAAACCCTCCTTTCTCACCGACCAG GAACTCAAACACCTGATCCTGGAGGCAGCTGATGGCTTCCTGTTCATCGTGTCCTGCGAGACGGGGCGCGTGGTCTACGTGTCCGACTCGGTGACGCCGGTGCTGAACCAGCCGCAGTCCGAGTGGTTCGGCAGCACCTTGTACGAGCAGGTGCACCCCGACGACGTGGGCAAGCTGCGGGAGCAGCTCTCCACCTCCGAGAACGCCCTCACAG gtCGTATCCTCGATTTGAAGACGGGGACTGTGAAGAAGGAAGGGCAGCAGTCCATGAGGATGTGCATGGGCTCCCGGAGATCTTTCATCTGCCGAATGAG GTGTGGCAACAGCTCCGTGGATCCGGTCGCTGTCAATCGTCTCAGCTTCATGAGGAATCGCTGCAG GAATGGTTTAGGTGCAGCCAAGGATGGAGAACCTCACTACGTCGTCGTGCACTGCACGGGCTACATCAAAGCCTGGCCCCCAGCAG GTGTTTCCCTGCCTGACGATGACCCCGACGCCGGCCAGGGCAGCAAGTTCTGCCTCGTGGCCATTGGCAGGCTCCAG GTGACCAGCTCTCCCAACTGCACAGACATGAACAATGTCTGCCAGCCCACAGAATTCATCTCCCGACACAACACCGAAGGAATTTTCACCTTCATCGACCACCGGTGCGTGGCCACCGTTGGTTACCAGCCCCAG GAACTTTTGGGGAAAGACATCGTGGATTTCTGCCATCCAGAAGACCAGCAGCTTTTACGAGACAGTTTTCAACAG gtgGTGAAGTTAAAAGGCCAGGTTCTGTCAGTCATGTTCCGCTTCCGATCCAAAAACCGGGAATGGCTGTGGATGAGAACCAGCTCGTTCACCTTCCAGAACCCCTACTCGGACGAGATCGAGTACATCATCTGCACCAACACCAACGTCAA GAACTCGAGCCAGGAGTCCCGGCCCGCCCTGGCAAACTCCATGCCAAGGCCTCAGCTGGGGCAGAGCGTCAGCCTTCCCCTGGACATGGGCACGGCCCCACTGCCCTCAAG gcagcagcagccaccccaggcagagctggaagtgGGCCCAGGAAGGGAGAGCTTGGCTGGCTACGAGCACTCACAG GTGCCCGTCCAGCCCGTGAGCGCTGCCGGCCCCGAGCACAGCAAACCCCTGGAGAAGGCCGAGAGCCTCTTCAGCCAGGAGCGGGACCCACGCTTCGGGGAGATCTTCCCCACCATCAGCACAG ATCAGAGCAAAGCCATCCCTGCCAGCACCGTGCCGGCCAACCCGCCCCTCTTCGCCCAGGGAAACACCTTCACTGCTGCACGGCCCGCTGAGAACTTCAG gagcagcagcatggtCCCTCCAGTGAACAtcatccagcagcagcccttgccCGCCGGCCGGATCTTATCGCAGATCTCCCGCCACTCCACCCCAGCTCAGGTCAGCGGGACCACCTGGGCTCCAGGGACACGGCCGGTGTTCACACCCCAG CAAGTGGCATCTCAGACGGTGAAGACCCGCCCGCCTTCCTTTGGCATGGGGACATTCCAGGGCACCCCGTCCTCCTTCAGCTCCATGACAGCGCCGGGATCGACGGCGTCTCCCACCACGGCGCCGTACCCGGCCCTGGCCAGCCGCGGCACAGGTTTCA CCACGGAGGCGGCGCAGACCCCGGCCCCGTTCCAGCCCCGCGCCGCCGACGCCGTGGGAATGTGGCCTCAGTGGCAAGGACAGCACCACGGCCCGGCATCCGGGGAGCAGCAcgtgcagcagccccagcccagccagcctgAGGTCTTCCCA GACATGCTGACCATGCTGGGGGACCAAGGGCCCAACTACAACAACGAAGAATTCCCAGAGTTGAACatattcccttctttttccgAATAA
- the ARNT gene encoding aryl hydrocarbon receptor nuclear translocator isoform X3 — MAATAASAEMASDVSSLGAAVGSGNSGSGAQAGGAVAQRPSKRRPGLDFDDDGEGNSKFLRCDDDPMPNDKERFARENHSEIERRRRNKMTAYITELSDMVPTCSALARKPDKLTILRMAVSHMKSLRGTGNTSTDGTYKPSFLTDQELKHLILEAADGFLFIVSCETGRVVYVSDSVTPVLNQPQSEWFGSTLYEQVHPDDVGKLREQLSTSENALTEGTKPWCLSTKDAAAPPENASKGTTGDTRVLPVPSTLPGATPVLLEGFPVQQHLLFLPFYFFLFLGRILDLKTGTVKKEGQQSMRMCMGSRRSFICRMRCGNSSVDPVAVNRLSFMRNRCRNGLGAAKDGEPHYVVVHCTGYIKAWPPAGVSLPDDDPDAGQGSKFCLVAIGRLQVTSSPNCTDMNNVCQPTEFISRHNTEGIFTFIDHRCVATVGYQPQELLGKDIVDFCHPEDQQLLRDSFQQVVKLKGQVLSVMFRFRSKNREWLWMRTSSFTFQNPYSDEIEYIICTNTNVKNSSQESRPALANSMPRPQLGQSVSLPLDMGTAPLPSRQQQPPQAELEVGPGRESLAGYEHSQVPVQPVSAAGPEHSKPLEKAESLFSQERDPRFGEIFPTISTDQSKAIPASTVPANPPLFAQGNTFTAARPAENFRSSSMVPPVNIIQQQPLPAGRILSQISRHSTPAQVSGTTWAPGTRPVFTPQQVASQTVKTRPPSFGMGTFQGTPSSFSSMTAPGSTASPTTAPYPALASRGTGFTATEAAQTPAPFQPRAADAVGMWPQWQGQHHGPASGEQHVQQPQPSQPEVFPDMLTMLGDQGPNYNNEEFPELNIFPSFSE, encoded by the exons ATggccgccaccgccgccagcgCGG AAATGGCATCCGATGTTTCCTCGCTGGGTGCAGCCGTCGGCTCCGGGAACTCCGGATCGGgagcccaggctggaggagcCGTCGCTCAGAGGCCCAGCAAGAGACGGCCTGG gcTCGATTTTGATGATGATGGAGAAGGGAACAGTAAATTCCTCAG ATGTGATGATGACCCGATGCCAAACGACAAAGAGAGATTTGCCAG GGAGAACCACAGCGAGATCGagcggaggaggaggaacaagaTGACCGCCTACATCACGGAGCTGTCGGACATGGTGCCCACGTGCAGCGCCCTGGCCCGCAAGCCGGACAAGCTGACCATCCTGCGCATGGCCGTGTCCCACATGAAGTCCCTGCGTGGCACCGGCAACACCTCCACGGACGGCACCTACAAACCCTCCTTTCTCACCGACCAG GAACTCAAACACCTGATCCTGGAGGCAGCTGATGGCTTCCTGTTCATCGTGTCCTGCGAGACGGGGCGCGTGGTCTACGTGTCCGACTCGGTGACGCCGGTGCTGAACCAGCCGCAGTCCGAGTGGTTCGGCAGCACCTTGTACGAGCAGGTGCACCCCGACGACGTGGGCAAGCTGCGGGAGCAGCTCTCCACCTCCGAGAACGCCCTCACAG AGGGAACCAAGCCCTGGTGCCTTTCTACCAAGGATGCTGCAGCCCCCCCTGAGAATGCATCTAAAGGTACCACCGGTGACACTCGTGTCCTGCCAGTTCCCAGTACGTTACCTGGTGCCACACCTGTCTTGTTGGAAGGATTCCCAGTGCAGcagcatcttctttttcttcctttttatttttttttgtttttaggtCGTATCCTCGATTTGAAGACGGGGACTGTGAAGAAGGAAGGGCAGCAGTCCATGAGGATGTGCATGGGCTCCCGGAGATCTTTCATCTGCCGAATGAG GTGTGGCAACAGCTCCGTGGATCCGGTCGCTGTCAATCGTCTCAGCTTCATGAGGAATCGCTGCAG GAATGGTTTAGGTGCAGCCAAGGATGGAGAACCTCACTACGTCGTCGTGCACTGCACGGGCTACATCAAAGCCTGGCCCCCAGCAG GTGTTTCCCTGCCTGACGATGACCCCGACGCCGGCCAGGGCAGCAAGTTCTGCCTCGTGGCCATTGGCAGGCTCCAG GTGACCAGCTCTCCCAACTGCACAGACATGAACAATGTCTGCCAGCCCACAGAATTCATCTCCCGACACAACACCGAAGGAATTTTCACCTTCATCGACCACCGGTGCGTGGCCACCGTTGGTTACCAGCCCCAG GAACTTTTGGGGAAAGACATCGTGGATTTCTGCCATCCAGAAGACCAGCAGCTTTTACGAGACAGTTTTCAACAG gtgGTGAAGTTAAAAGGCCAGGTTCTGTCAGTCATGTTCCGCTTCCGATCCAAAAACCGGGAATGGCTGTGGATGAGAACCAGCTCGTTCACCTTCCAGAACCCCTACTCGGACGAGATCGAGTACATCATCTGCACCAACACCAACGTCAA GAACTCGAGCCAGGAGTCCCGGCCCGCCCTGGCAAACTCCATGCCAAGGCCTCAGCTGGGGCAGAGCGTCAGCCTTCCCCTGGACATGGGCACGGCCCCACTGCCCTCAAG gcagcagcagccaccccaggcagagctggaagtgGGCCCAGGAAGGGAGAGCTTGGCTGGCTACGAGCACTCACAG GTGCCCGTCCAGCCCGTGAGCGCTGCCGGCCCCGAGCACAGCAAACCCCTGGAGAAGGCCGAGAGCCTCTTCAGCCAGGAGCGGGACCCACGCTTCGGGGAGATCTTCCCCACCATCAGCACAG ATCAGAGCAAAGCCATCCCTGCCAGCACCGTGCCGGCCAACCCGCCCCTCTTCGCCCAGGGAAACACCTTCACTGCTGCACGGCCCGCTGAGAACTTCAG gagcagcagcatggtCCCTCCAGTGAACAtcatccagcagcagcccttgccCGCCGGCCGGATCTTATCGCAGATCTCCCGCCACTCCACCCCAGCTCAGGTCAGCGGGACCACCTGGGCTCCAGGGACACGGCCGGTGTTCACACCCCAG CAAGTGGCATCTCAGACGGTGAAGACCCGCCCGCCTTCCTTTGGCATGGGGACATTCCAGGGCACCCCGTCCTCCTTCAGCTCCATGACAGCGCCGGGATCGACGGCGTCTCCCACCACGGCGCCGTACCCGGCCCTGGCCAGCCGCGGCACAGGTTTCA CAGCCACGGAGGCGGCGCAGACCCCGGCCCCGTTCCAGCCCCGCGCCGCCGACGCCGTGGGAATGTGGCCTCAGTGGCAAGGACAGCACCACGGCCCGGCATCCGGGGAGCAGCAcgtgcagcagccccagcccagccagcctgAGGTCTTCCCA GACATGCTGACCATGCTGGGGGACCAAGGGCCCAACTACAACAACGAAGAATTCCCAGAGTTGAACatattcccttctttttccgAATAA
- the ARNT gene encoding aryl hydrocarbon receptor nuclear translocator isoform X10 — MAATAASAEMASDVSSLGAAVGSGNSGSGAQAGGAVAQRPSKRRPGLDFDDDGEGNSKFLRCDDDPMPNDKERFARENHSEIERRRRNKMTAYITELSDMVPTCSALARKPDKLTILRMAVSHMKSLRGTGNTSTDGTYKPSFLTDQELKHLILEAADGFLFIVSCETGRVVYVSDSVTPVLNQPQSEWFGSTLYEQVHPDDVGKLREQLSTSENALTGRILDLKTGTVKKEGQQSMRMCMGSRRSFICRMRCGNSSVDPVAVNRLSFMRNRCRNGLGAAKDGEPHYVVVHCTGYIKAWPPAGVSLPDDDPDAGQGSKFCLVAIGRLQVTSSPNCTDMNNVCQPTEFISRHNTEGIFTFIDHRCVATVGYQPQELLGKDIVDFCHPEDQQLLRDSFQQVVKLKGQVLSVMFRFRSKNREWLWMRTSSFTFQNPYSDEIEYIICTNTNVKNSSQESRPALANSMPRPQLGQSVSLPLDMGTAPLPSRQQQPPQAELEVGPGRESLAGYEHSQVPVQPVSAAGPEHSKPLEKAESLFSQERDPRFGEIFPTISTDQSKAIPASTVPANPPLFAQGNTFTAARPAENFRSSSMVPPVNIIQQQPLPAGRILSQISRHSTPAQVSGTTWAPGTRPVFTPQQVASQTVKTRPPSFGMGTFQGTPSSFSSMTAPGSTASPTTAPYPALASRGTGFTATEAAQTPAPFQPRAADAVGMWPQWQGQHHGPASGEQHVQQPQPSQPEVFPDMLTMLGDQGPNYNNEEFPELNIFPSFSE, encoded by the exons ATggccgccaccgccgccagcgCGG AAATGGCATCCGATGTTTCCTCGCTGGGTGCAGCCGTCGGCTCCGGGAACTCCGGATCGGgagcccaggctggaggagcCGTCGCTCAGAGGCCCAGCAAGAGACGGCCTGG gcTCGATTTTGATGATGATGGAGAAGGGAACAGTAAATTCCTCAG ATGTGATGATGACCCGATGCCAAACGACAAAGAGAGATTTGCCAG GGAGAACCACAGCGAGATCGagcggaggaggaggaacaagaTGACCGCCTACATCACGGAGCTGTCGGACATGGTGCCCACGTGCAGCGCCCTGGCCCGCAAGCCGGACAAGCTGACCATCCTGCGCATGGCCGTGTCCCACATGAAGTCCCTGCGTGGCACCGGCAACACCTCCACGGACGGCACCTACAAACCCTCCTTTCTCACCGACCAG GAACTCAAACACCTGATCCTGGAGGCAGCTGATGGCTTCCTGTTCATCGTGTCCTGCGAGACGGGGCGCGTGGTCTACGTGTCCGACTCGGTGACGCCGGTGCTGAACCAGCCGCAGTCCGAGTGGTTCGGCAGCACCTTGTACGAGCAGGTGCACCCCGACGACGTGGGCAAGCTGCGGGAGCAGCTCTCCACCTCCGAGAACGCCCTCACAG gtCGTATCCTCGATTTGAAGACGGGGACTGTGAAGAAGGAAGGGCAGCAGTCCATGAGGATGTGCATGGGCTCCCGGAGATCTTTCATCTGCCGAATGAG GTGTGGCAACAGCTCCGTGGATCCGGTCGCTGTCAATCGTCTCAGCTTCATGAGGAATCGCTGCAG GAATGGTTTAGGTGCAGCCAAGGATGGAGAACCTCACTACGTCGTCGTGCACTGCACGGGCTACATCAAAGCCTGGCCCCCAGCAG GTGTTTCCCTGCCTGACGATGACCCCGACGCCGGCCAGGGCAGCAAGTTCTGCCTCGTGGCCATTGGCAGGCTCCAG GTGACCAGCTCTCCCAACTGCACAGACATGAACAATGTCTGCCAGCCCACAGAATTCATCTCCCGACACAACACCGAAGGAATTTTCACCTTCATCGACCACCGGTGCGTGGCCACCGTTGGTTACCAGCCCCAG GAACTTTTGGGGAAAGACATCGTGGATTTCTGCCATCCAGAAGACCAGCAGCTTTTACGAGACAGTTTTCAACAG gtgGTGAAGTTAAAAGGCCAGGTTCTGTCAGTCATGTTCCGCTTCCGATCCAAAAACCGGGAATGGCTGTGGATGAGAACCAGCTCGTTCACCTTCCAGAACCCCTACTCGGACGAGATCGAGTACATCATCTGCACCAACACCAACGTCAA GAACTCGAGCCAGGAGTCCCGGCCCGCCCTGGCAAACTCCATGCCAAGGCCTCAGCTGGGGCAGAGCGTCAGCCTTCCCCTGGACATGGGCACGGCCCCACTGCCCTCAAG gcagcagcagccaccccaggcagagctggaagtgGGCCCAGGAAGGGAGAGCTTGGCTGGCTACGAGCACTCACAG GTGCCCGTCCAGCCCGTGAGCGCTGCCGGCCCCGAGCACAGCAAACCCCTGGAGAAGGCCGAGAGCCTCTTCAGCCAGGAGCGGGACCCACGCTTCGGGGAGATCTTCCCCACCATCAGCACAG ATCAGAGCAAAGCCATCCCTGCCAGCACCGTGCCGGCCAACCCGCCCCTCTTCGCCCAGGGAAACACCTTCACTGCTGCACGGCCCGCTGAGAACTTCAG gagcagcagcatggtCCCTCCAGTGAACAtcatccagcagcagcccttgccCGCCGGCCGGATCTTATCGCAGATCTCCCGCCACTCCACCCCAGCTCAGGTCAGCGGGACCACCTGGGCTCCAGGGACACGGCCGGTGTTCACACCCCAG CAAGTGGCATCTCAGACGGTGAAGACCCGCCCGCCTTCCTTTGGCATGGGGACATTCCAGGGCACCCCGTCCTCCTTCAGCTCCATGACAGCGCCGGGATCGACGGCGTCTCCCACCACGGCGCCGTACCCGGCCCTGGCCAGCCGCGGCACAGGTTTCA CAGCCACGGAGGCGGCGCAGACCCCGGCCCCGTTCCAGCCCCGCGCCGCCGACGCCGTGGGAATGTGGCCTCAGTGGCAAGGACAGCACCACGGCCCGGCATCCGGGGAGCAGCAcgtgcagcagccccagcccagccagcctgAGGTCTTCCCA GACATGCTGACCATGCTGGGGGACCAAGGGCCCAACTACAACAACGAAGAATTCCCAGAGTTGAACatattcccttctttttccgAATAA
- the ARNT gene encoding aryl hydrocarbon receptor nuclear translocator isoform X9, with protein sequence MAATAASAEMASDVSSLGAAVGSGNSGSGAQAGGAVAQRPSKRRPGLDFDDDGEGNSKFLRCDDDPMPNDKERFARSDDEQSSADKERLARENHSEIERRRRNKMTAYITELSDMVPTCSALARKPDKLTILRMAVSHMKSLRGTGNTSTDGTYKPSFLTDQELKHLILEAADGFLFIVSCETGRVVYVSDSVTPVLNQPQSEWFGSTLYEQVHPDDVGKLREQLSTSENALTGRILDLKTGTVKKEGQQSMRMCMGSRRSFICRMRCGNSSVDPVAVNRLSFMRNRCRNGLGAAKDGEPHYVVVHCTGYIKAWPPAGVSLPDDDPDAGQGSKFCLVAIGRLQVTSSPNCTDMNNVCQPTEFISRHNTEGIFTFIDHRCVATVGYQPQELLGKDIVDFCHPEDQQLLRDSFQQVVKLKGQVLSVMFRFRSKNREWLWMRTSSFTFQNPYSDEIEYIICTNTNVKNSSQESRPALANSMPRPQLGQSVSLPLDMGTAPLPSRQQQPPQAELEVGPGRESLAGYEHSQVPVQPVSAAGPEHSKPLEKAESLFSQERDPRFGEIFPTISTDQSKAIPASTVPANPPLFAQGNTFTAARPAENFRSSSMVPPVNIIQQQPLPAGRILSQISRHSTPAQVSGTTWAPGTRPVFTPQQVASQTVKTRPPSFGMGTFQGTPSSFSSMTAPGSTASPTTAPYPALASRGTGFTTEAAQTPAPFQPRAADAVGMWPQWQGQHHGPASGEQHVQQPQPSQPEVFPDMLTMLGDQGPNYNNEEFPELNIFPSFSE encoded by the exons ATggccgccaccgccgccagcgCGG AAATGGCATCCGATGTTTCCTCGCTGGGTGCAGCCGTCGGCTCCGGGAACTCCGGATCGGgagcccaggctggaggagcCGTCGCTCAGAGGCCCAGCAAGAGACGGCCTGG gcTCGATTTTGATGATGATGGAGAAGGGAACAGTAAATTCCTCAG ATGTGATGATGACCCGATGCCAAACGACAAAGAGAGATTTGCCAG gtcTGATGATGAGCAGAGTTCAGCGGATAAGGAGAGACTTGCCAG GGAGAACCACAGCGAGATCGagcggaggaggaggaacaagaTGACCGCCTACATCACGGAGCTGTCGGACATGGTGCCCACGTGCAGCGCCCTGGCCCGCAAGCCGGACAAGCTGACCATCCTGCGCATGGCCGTGTCCCACATGAAGTCCCTGCGTGGCACCGGCAACACCTCCACGGACGGCACCTACAAACCCTCCTTTCTCACCGACCAG GAACTCAAACACCTGATCCTGGAGGCAGCTGATGGCTTCCTGTTCATCGTGTCCTGCGAGACGGGGCGCGTGGTCTACGTGTCCGACTCGGTGACGCCGGTGCTGAACCAGCCGCAGTCCGAGTGGTTCGGCAGCACCTTGTACGAGCAGGTGCACCCCGACGACGTGGGCAAGCTGCGGGAGCAGCTCTCCACCTCCGAGAACGCCCTCACAG gtCGTATCCTCGATTTGAAGACGGGGACTGTGAAGAAGGAAGGGCAGCAGTCCATGAGGATGTGCATGGGCTCCCGGAGATCTTTCATCTGCCGAATGAG GTGTGGCAACAGCTCCGTGGATCCGGTCGCTGTCAATCGTCTCAGCTTCATGAGGAATCGCTGCAG GAATGGTTTAGGTGCAGCCAAGGATGGAGAACCTCACTACGTCGTCGTGCACTGCACGGGCTACATCAAAGCCTGGCCCCCAGCAG GTGTTTCCCTGCCTGACGATGACCCCGACGCCGGCCAGGGCAGCAAGTTCTGCCTCGTGGCCATTGGCAGGCTCCAG GTGACCAGCTCTCCCAACTGCACAGACATGAACAATGTCTGCCAGCCCACAGAATTCATCTCCCGACACAACACCGAAGGAATTTTCACCTTCATCGACCACCGGTGCGTGGCCACCGTTGGTTACCAGCCCCAG GAACTTTTGGGGAAAGACATCGTGGATTTCTGCCATCCAGAAGACCAGCAGCTTTTACGAGACAGTTTTCAACAG gtgGTGAAGTTAAAAGGCCAGGTTCTGTCAGTCATGTTCCGCTTCCGATCCAAAAACCGGGAATGGCTGTGGATGAGAACCAGCTCGTTCACCTTCCAGAACCCCTACTCGGACGAGATCGAGTACATCATCTGCACCAACACCAACGTCAA GAACTCGAGCCAGGAGTCCCGGCCCGCCCTGGCAAACTCCATGCCAAGGCCTCAGCTGGGGCAGAGCGTCAGCCTTCCCCTGGACATGGGCACGGCCCCACTGCCCTCAAG gcagcagcagccaccccaggcagagctggaagtgGGCCCAGGAAGGGAGAGCTTGGCTGGCTACGAGCACTCACAG GTGCCCGTCCAGCCCGTGAGCGCTGCCGGCCCCGAGCACAGCAAACCCCTGGAGAAGGCCGAGAGCCTCTTCAGCCAGGAGCGGGACCCACGCTTCGGGGAGATCTTCCCCACCATCAGCACAG ATCAGAGCAAAGCCATCCCTGCCAGCACCGTGCCGGCCAACCCGCCCCTCTTCGCCCAGGGAAACACCTTCACTGCTGCACGGCCCGCTGAGAACTTCAG gagcagcagcatggtCCCTCCAGTGAACAtcatccagcagcagcccttgccCGCCGGCCGGATCTTATCGCAGATCTCCCGCCACTCCACCCCAGCTCAGGTCAGCGGGACCACCTGGGCTCCAGGGACACGGCCGGTGTTCACACCCCAG CAAGTGGCATCTCAGACGGTGAAGACCCGCCCGCCTTCCTTTGGCATGGGGACATTCCAGGGCACCCCGTCCTCCTTCAGCTCCATGACAGCGCCGGGATCGACGGCGTCTCCCACCACGGCGCCGTACCCGGCCCTGGCCAGCCGCGGCACAGGTTTCA CCACGGAGGCGGCGCAGACCCCGGCCCCGTTCCAGCCCCGCGCCGCCGACGCCGTGGGAATGTGGCCTCAGTGGCAAGGACAGCACCACGGCCCGGCATCCGGGGAGCAGCAcgtgcagcagccccagcccagccagcctgAGGTCTTCCCA GACATGCTGACCATGCTGGGGGACCAAGGGCCCAACTACAACAACGAAGAATTCCCAGAGTTGAACatattcccttctttttccgAATAA